TATTGTTAGATTGTTGCATGATTAGAAGTAGAATTCATCTTCCCTCTATGTTCATGTTTAAAGACTTCATCTTTATTGTTTcccttgctcttagaaacatgattagtgagtagtcttctactaggactcggtttgacccggtatgggtaatttcactaattaattctcatttaggttaatttgttgggggaaattggtgagggtagcttAGAGGAATGAATTGTTTATGGATTGATGTTTGGGTAGTGTCattttgtgacccttgtccaccaacgagagttggttaggttgtaaattgggTGCCCGGAACTTGACTCTAATGCTAAcctcggttgagaccgaaagggagaaccggggtagagTACCTCTAagttagcgtttgaaatcgaccctcgagagagggagtgggatgacccggagtGTGATGGGGGCTTAATGATCTTAGCTAATGCTAGACTACCTTGAGAATTACATGTGTTTTCTTGTTGTTAGGCTTTAGACTTGGGATACcgactttcgaacccgagaggggggttagtTGGGGTAGCTAGTGTCCTATTGCGAATCCGAGAGGGAGGTTTTAGGAGAATTAGAGCCATCTATCCCTTGCCTTTCTACCCCTTGAGATTAACCGAGAGAATTTACATGTGGAATTACGTATATTCGTGGAAGAACCGAGTTCTAGTCTTTCCTATTATTTGATCAACTCTTATCCTTGTtagcttgttctttgcttgtCTCTTTGTCTAGTTTATTAGCCTTTCATTTTGCTAGTTTAGTGCTAGATTGTTACCACCTCTCTATTTTAGTTTGACTTAGCTAAGCTCGTgaattagaacaattagtaattttttcaactccttgtgggatcgatccttaatagtgtacaacgataaaatcgtgcacttgcgaggtatagcttgactaccatcaagtttttggcaccgttgccggggagttcggctagatattaattgttttcgttctagtttagactaagtcttttgTGTTACTAATCCTTCTTTTGAGTGTGTAGAACTTTTTGCATGAGTAGGAGAACTCGAAGAGGTCAACCGATTGATCCGATTGATCACGAGATTGAAGCTACCGTAAGAAGACTAAATTCACTACGTAGAAGAGGGCTTATAGAAACACCAATTTCCGAAGAAAATTTAGTAGTTGAAGACTTTCAAGAAGAACCAAGGACCTTTGAAACTTTTGAGAATCCCTTTGCAACTCCGGGAGAAGAAGTGACAATGGCCGCGGTTCCTATGCGAGATAACTTGGCTCCGAAAAAGGTGGTGAATTCGATTATTGTCAAGCCACCTattcaagccaacaattttgATGTGAAATCCACCTTGCTACAACTTGTCCAAGGAAATCAATTCTgagggggagccaccgaaaaccccaacgagcatctcaacgatttcttggatagttgtgacatgttcaaggcCAACGGAGTGTCGGAGGATGCCTTACGCCTTAGGCTTTTCCCTTACTCCTTGAGGGGAAGTGCCAATGAATGGCTTAAAAGTTGTGAACCCGACTCTCTTCGGACTTGGGATGATGTCTCTAAGGCTTTCCTAaacaagtatttcccaccccaacgaaccgcaagaatcaagagtgagctTCAAGGCTTAacccaacaagaagatgagaccctttatgaagcatgggagaggtacAACGGCCTCCAAAGGCTATGTCCTCACCACGGGATTGGGGATGATGAGCTCATCAACAATTTCTATGAAGGGTTGAACAATGAAATGAAGATGAACCTTGATTCCGGCTCGAGAAAGGGAGCATTGGATAAAATAGACCACAAGACGGCGAAAGAGCTCATTGAAGAGTTGGCTTCTCGTACCTTTCATTGGAACCATGATAGGCACAAGAGGAAAGGAAAGTCCACGGTTGAATCGGCCAATAATGTTGAAGTTAAAGGGTTGATTGAAGAGCTTAAGCAACAAGTTGCCTTGATGAGTTCAAGCAACACATCTAGCAATTCTTCTATGAGGAACCAAGTTTATAGTTGTGAGATTTGTGGAGACCAAGGACACCCACCCAATGAGTGTCCTTTGATGGTAGGAGATGGAAATTGCATGGAGCAAGTGAACGGGATATGGGAGTCTAGTCcggccaagcaagcatttaacaacaaccaatatcaccccggaatgagagcccacccaaacttCTCTTATGGttctcaaaatgtccaaaacctaaccttccaacaaaaatcacaacaaccaaactttcaagctcaaaaacaaaacacaacctTCAACCAAGGTCCACCGGGTTTCCAAGGGAGATCCTTCCAACCAAGATAACAATTCCAACCGCTCAATCCACCAACCAACCCGCCTTTCCAACAAAATTTCCAACCTCTTCAACAATCCACCCAACCAAAGTCAAATGTGGAGCTCATGATAGAACAATTAATGAGCTCTCaaacacaattcatcaaccatGCCACTCAAAAACAAGAAGAGACAACCTCatccatcaaccaacttagaaccCAAGTGCAAGCTTCTCAAAGGATGACggacaaccaaatctcccaattggcTTCCCAAATGAGCCAACTACAAGCCTCTCATGGAAAATTTCCGGGTAAAACCGAGGAGAATCCGAAAACCATAAATgttatccacttgaggagtggaaGGGATTTGGAAGACCGGACATTtgtcaagaagaggaagagtagTAAATCGGGTGACATGGTTGAACCTCAAATTGTGGTTGAATCTCCCAAGGTAGTTGAAGAAAAAGGGGTTGAAGATGAACTTGTGGAAATTGTTGTGGAGAGTCCAAAAGCGATTGATAAACCAACAAGGGTCGTTGAAGGGCCAAAACAACAAGTTGTGAAAACCTATGTCCCGCCAATTCCTTTCCCACAAAGGTTGGAAAGGGCAAAACTTGAACAAAAATATGGAAAGTTTATGGACATGATGAAGGGTATCAACATTACCATGCCCTTTATTGATGCCGTCAAGGAGATACCAAGCTATGGAAAGTTCTTGAAGGAGCTAATCTCAAACAAAAACTCCTTGAGCCCGACAACCACGGCGAACTTATCCAAGGAGTGTAGTGCAATTATTATGAATGAGgctcctcaaaagcttgaagacccggGGAGTTTTTCCATACCATGCAAAATTGGGACCGTGAATATTGAGAGAGCcttgtgtgatttgggggcaagtattagtcttatgcccctcaaaattttcaagaaattgaagggttATGAGCTTTCACCAACAAGGGTCTCTCTTCAACTTGCGGATAGGTCGGTAAGATACCCAATCGGCCTTGTGGAGGATGTCCCACTCAAGGTGGGCAAACTTGCATTcccatgtgatttctatgtaatggACATCCCCGAGGACTCTaatattcccatcatattggggcgcccttgccttgctacggggggtgccatgattgatgtgaagaatggaaaGCTTTCTCTACAAGTGGGTGAAGAAAAGGTTAAATTCTCTTTGAACAAGGCTATGAAACAGCCTTCGGAAGAAAAGTCTTGTTATATGATTGACATGGTTGAGGAATGGGTTGATATGAAGAAGTTTGATGAAGATAAGTGTTTGCAAGGATTCCTTGAGGGCAAGGTAAAAGATTGCAAGGAGCACCTGGAGTATGCTTTAGCTATGGAAGCAACAATTGAAGAAGACCCGGACAAGGAATTTGAGAGCTTGAGAGGAGACGGTAAAAAGGAGGAGAGATCCacgcctcctcaagtggagttgaaacctcttccctctactcttaaacatgctttccttggccctaatgacacttaccctattattgtcaatagtgcactcaatgacaccgaacttcaaaagttacttgatgttgtgagaaaatataaggatgtcattgggtactcaattgatgatatcaaggggattagcccttctttttgcacccaccgcattcatttggaggatgagagtgcatcttccattgagcctcaacgccgccttaaccccacaatgaaagaagtggttaggaaggagtgaagctctatgatgcaagtataatttaccctatctccgatagtgcATGGGTGAGCCCGGTGCATGTTGTGCCAAAGAAAGGCGGGGTCGCGGTAGTCACCAATGATAAGAATGAACTAATTCCAACAAGAGTCacaaccgggtggagaatgtgtatagactatagacgCCTCAACAAGGCGActaggaaagaccatttccccctctctttccttgaccaaatgttggaaagacttgcccaacactctcacttttgctaccttgatgggttttcggggtttttccaaatcccgattcaccctaatgaccaagaaaagaccaccttcacgtgcccgtttggcacctttgcttataggcgcatgccctttgggctatgcaatgcgccggccacatttcaaagatgcatgctagctatatttttcgaatatgttgagaatataatggaggtgtttatggatgatttctccGTCGTGggcacctcatttgatggatGTTTAGCTAATTTGAGTAAGGTCTTGAAAAGGTGTCAAGAGACCGGTCTAGTCTTGAGTTGGGAGAAATGTCACTTCATGGTGACATCCGGGGTTGTTTTGGGTCATGTTGTGTCAAGTAAAGGCTTGGAAGTTGATCAAGCCAAGATTGAAGTGATTAAAACTTTACCCCCTCCCACTAATGTCAAAGGAGTTAGAAGTTTTCTTGGGCATGTCGGATTTTACCGGAGATTTATCAAGAATTTTTCTTTGATTGCCCGACCTTTAACATTGTTACTTGGCAAGGATGTGCCATTTGAATTTACTAATGAatgtttgaatgcttttaataggttgaaggaagctctcatcaccgctccaattatgcaacctcccacttggggagaaccttttgagttgatgtgcgatgctagtgatgtaGCGGTGGGAGCGGTGCTTGGACAAAGAAAGAATGGCAAActtcatgccatatattatgcaagcAAGACCTTGGATGAAGCTCAATCACACTACACCACCACCGAGAATGAGCTTTTGGCGGTCATATATGCCATGAACAAGTTCCGTTCTTACTTGGTGGGCTCTAAGGTAATTGTACACACCGATCACACGGCATTGAGGCACTTGCTAATCAAGAAGGAATCAAAACCACGCTTGATCCAGTGGATACTTTTGCTCCAAGAGTTTGATATTGAAATTAGAGACAAGAAGGGTATGGAGAACGTGGTAGCCGATCATCTCTCTCGGCTATTCCATGACAAGGTTAAGGATGGATTACCGATTGATGATTCCTTGTCGGATGATCAATTATTCGCTCTTGCTCTCATGGATGTACCTTGGTACGCGGATTATGTCAACTATTTGGTATCCGGGGTCATACCACATGACTATGACTCACACAAGAGAAAGAAATTCTTCTATGATCtaaaacaatatttttgggatgaatCTTGCCTATACAAATCTTGTGCGGACGGGATAATTAGGAGGTGCATTCCAAGTGAAGAGGTGAAGCCGATAATTTCTCATTGCCATGATATGCCGAGTGGAGGGCATGGGAGTTCGAGGAAGACCGCCGCAAGAATACTCCAATGCGGTTTTTATTGGCCCACCCTATTTCATGATGTGGCAACTTACGTCAAAGGGTGTGATAAATGCCAACGAAGCGGCAATATTTCAAGGAGGCATGAGATGCCAATGAACTACATCCTAGAGGTAGAGTTGTTTGATGTATGAGGTATAGATTACCAAGGCCCCTACCCTTCCTCCTATGGATATGAGTACATACTTGTGACGGTAGACTATGTGAGTAAGTGGGTAGAGGCTATTCCTACCAACACTTGTGATGCCAAATCGGTTGGCAAATTCTTGAAGAATActattttcccaagatttggagtgcCTAGGGTGCTCATAAGTGATAGAGGTTTGCACTTTCATGAAAAGACATTTGAGGCTTTGCTCAAGAAGCATGGGGTTCAACATAGAAGAAGTCTTGCTTATCACCCCCAAGCAAATGGGCAAGCCGAGATCTCTAACCGGGAAATCAAATCTATTCTTGAGAAAACCGTGGCAAAGTCGCGAAAAGATTGGTCAATGAAGCtagatgatgctctttgggcatACCGAACCGCCTTCAAAACTCCTATTGGCACTTCGCCTCTTAGGTTGGTTTACGGTAAGCCTTGTCACCTCCCGGTTGAATTGGAGCACCGCGCCTTTTGGGCAGTAAAATTCTTGAATTTTGACATGAAGAAAGCGGGAGAGAAGAGGCTTCTTGACATGAATGAGTTGGAGGAATTTCGCCTCGATGCTTATGAAAGTTCAAGGATTTACAAGGAGAAGACTAAGAAGTTCCATGATAAGGCAATTTTGAGAAGGGAATTCAAGGTGGGAGACTTGGTTCTCCTCTTTAACTCAAGGTTCAAGTTATTTTCGGGAAAGCCCAAGTCAAAATGGTCGGGACCTTTCACGGTGGTCCGGGTTTTTCCCCATGGGGCAATTGAAATATCCGATGGAGACCAAGCTTTCAAGGTAAACGGACAAAGGCTCAAGCATTACATTGTCGGGGCACCAATCATGAAGAACATAAGCTCCATCGGTACTTACCTTCTCCATACTTGATTGAATTTCTTGACTATgtcgagcctacgacataaaaCAAGGGCGCTACATGAGAGGCAACCCATGTAATTTTGTAAATATCATGCATTTAGGTAGAAAATGAGGAATTTTGGACGGATGATACTTGTCATTTTGATTGATGTCGGTTACAATTGTTGAAGAATTTGGGATTTTGTATGATGAGCAAGCGTTTTACCATCTATTGGCCTTTATCCGACGTCATGAGTCGGTTTTGAAAGTCGAAAACACGGAAGTCGAGGCCAATAGGTGATGGGATATGGGACTAAGGGCATATTGGAGAAATTGAGCTGGAACGTAtacccagccgggtgaccggcggccggtcttctgaccggctgggaagtttCTGTAACTTCTAATTAAATTGTGTCAAAATGAAGGAAGAGGagtcccagccggcaggccggcaggcggtccaccggctgggaatgcgTTTATAGGGGAAATGCTTCAAATTGACAAGGTAGGCGagtcccagccggcaggccggcagccggtccaccggctgggaaagCATAATTGAAGGAATTGAAGTATGGGTGTCCTCCCAGCCGggcgaccggcggccggtcttctgaccggctgggagtgttctgtaaatttccaaaaaaatttcaaattggCCTGTTTtcccagccggttgaccggcggccggtcttctgaccggctgggaaTGTTCTGATCGGGAATTAAACACCAAAATCacccaaaatcaaatcattttttCGACAATTCCTTCACTTTAACCTCCCTCTAACCCTAACCCCTCTCCTCCAATCTCACCAACAACCACTCCCACCACCCCTTACCACCTCCCTACCACCAACAAACCACCACAACAAGACTCCTAACCCTTAACCTTCCAACAAAACCACAATATGGCCCCAAAGAAAAGAGTGAGAAGAGGAGATTTGGCCCTCCAACAAGCGGAAATGGTGGCGGCGGCGGCGAACGATATGAGTTCCGATCCCGACTTCCCGGACGTCCAATTTGTATCCATCACCATGAAAGGTAAATTTGTTTTGTTCAAAAAACGGCCCCTAACCCCGACCCGATTCATAGATAGGCAATCCATGCGGGAATTAGGGCTAGACCAGGTCACCCTTGAATTGTTTGATGGGGTAGGAATGAAATTGATGTATGGGATCCATGAGAAGACCTATTCCCGTCTCACATGGGAATTTTTGAGCTCCCTCCGTATTGATAAGCATCGCCAATCCCAAAAGGTAGCTTTCTTGCATTTCCGATTGATGAACAAGGATTACTCCTTAACCCTCCCGACCTTTGCATCCCATTTCGGGCTTGACACAAGCCCTCCTCACAAGGCACCTGAGACCTTTGACCATGGGGCCTTATGGAAGGCAATTACGGGTTTAGACGATATTCCGGGGATCAAGAGAGCCGCAAATACTGTCCATAATGCGGCTATCCGGGTTTGGCATCGGTATATGGGTTGGACTATCTTTGGCCGAGAGGAAAATCATAATTTCCGAacggaggagttggaaattctcgGCTCTTACCTTCGTTCCAACCCCACTACCTTCAAAATAGACATTGCCCACCACTTGGCCCTCACCTTGCATCGCCTTAGCAACTCTCCGGGCCAAACAACATCTATTGTCGTGGGTGGGTTCATCACCCATTTGGCAAAGCGGCTCAATCGGAGAGTCAATTTGAGTGGTATGAGATACATTATTGGGGATACAATGCTTTTCAAGAACTACATCCACCACAACCTCAATTGGTTGAAGACTAACCCGAACGATGGCCTTGACTATTGGCAAATTCGGGTGGACGGTGTTGACAGAAATTCTATCCCCCTTCCTAACCCCGAGAAGATGAAAGTGGTGCCTAACTCGGAACATTAT
This sequence is a window from Silene latifolia isolate original U9 population chromosome 8, ASM4854445v1, whole genome shotgun sequence. Protein-coding genes within it:
- the LOC141594768 gene encoding uncharacterized protein LOC141594768; the protein is MFKANGVSEDALRLRLFPYSLRGSANEWLKSCEPDSLRTWDDVSKAFLNKYFPPQRTARIKSELQGLTQQEDETLYEAWERYNGLQRLCPHHGIGDDELINNFYEGLNNEMKMNLDSGSRKGALDKIDHKTAKELIEELASRTFHWNHDRHKRKGKSTVESANNVEVKGLIEELKQQVALMSSSNTSSNSSMRNQVYSCEICGDQGHPPNECPLMVGDGNCMEQVVEEKGVEDELVEIVVESPKAIDKPTRVVEGPKQQVVKTYVPPIPFPQRLERAKLEQKYGKFMDMMKGINITMPFIDAVKEIPSYGKFLKELISNKNSLSPTTTANLSKECSAIIMNEAPQKLEDPGSFSIPCKIGTVNIERALCDLGNGKLSLQVGEEKVKFSLNKAMKQPSEEKSCYMIDMVEEWVDMKKFDEDKCLQGFLEGKVKDCKEHLEYALAMEATIEEDPDKEFESLRGDG